AACCCGATGGCTATTGCTGAAGAACTCCTACAACCTCAATGAACAGAAAAATGAAAAAGAACGTCTGGAGGAAGCTCTCAGTCTCAACAAGCCGTTGGCTACCGCCTATTATCTCAAAGAAGATTTAAGGCAAATATGGAGCCAGGTCTGCAAATCCGATGCAGAAACCATTCTTACCGATTGGATCAGAAAGGCACAAAGCACAGGTATCGCAATATTGAAAAGGTTTGCTAAAACACTGGCCGGTCATGCCT
This DNA window, taken from Desulfobacterales bacterium, encodes the following:
- a CDS encoding transposase; translated protein: TRWLLLKNSYNLNEQKNEKERLEEALSLNKPLATAYYLKEDLRQIWSQVCKSDAETILTDWIRKAQSTGIAILKRFAKTLAGHAFNILNYYDYPISTGPLEGTNNKIKTLQRQAYGYRDMDFFKLKIFALHEAKYALVG